From the genome of Chlorocebus sabaeus isolate Y175 chromosome 2, mChlSab1.0.hap1, whole genome shotgun sequence, one region includes:
- the LKAAEAR1 gene encoding protein LKAAEAR1, which yields MPPPAKEGGRKEPRERSGKSAPGAARGEGRAKWAPATEPPKPGWALTPQGLAAMPPAQRHRHLLFGDLLDDVGAAASTFPCGSVEPGYRMPDPRTWTQSLELPAERQNRLLGVLKAAEAGGRVRALRLRYTRMRAEEIALLIQRQKSARAAIRLELFLPPQLKPTRIPDPLDRQERRRVETILEENVDGSIFPR from the exons ATGCCGCCGCCAGCGAAGGAGGGTGGGCGCAAGGAACCGCGGGAGCGAAGCGGCAAGAGCGCGCCAGGCGCGGCGCGGGGTGAGGGGCGCGCCAAGTGGGCGCCCGCGACAGAGCCCCCCAAGCCGGGCTGGGCCCTGACGCCGCAGGGACTAGCGGCCATGCCCCCTGCGCAGCGTCACCGCCATCTGCTCTTCGGCGACCTGCTGGACGACGTGGGCGCGGCGGCCTCCACCTTCCCGTGCGGGTCGGTGGAGCCAGGGTACCGCATGCCCGACCCGCGCACCTGGACGCAGTCGCTCGAGCTGCCCGCCGAGCGCCAGAACCGGCTCCTCGGCGTACTCAAGGCAGCGGAGGCCGGCGGGCGAGTCCGCGCCCTGCGGCTGCGCTACACCCGCATGCGG GCCGAGGAGATCGCGCTGCTCATCCAGCGGCAGAAGTCCGCGCGCGCCGCCATccggctggagctgttcctgccGCCGCAGCTGAAGCCCACGCGGATCCCGGACCCCCTGGACCGCCAAGAG CGGAGGCGcgtggagaccatcctggaggAGAACGTGGATGGCAGCATCTTCCCTCGGTGA